One window of Papaver somniferum cultivar HN1 chromosome 9, ASM357369v1, whole genome shotgun sequence genomic DNA carries:
- the LOC113312271 gene encoding pentatricopeptide repeat-containing protein At5g16860-like, giving the protein MATSFLSPTLQILQKQQTLKTLIPAPSQRRYRLLLQLPRSSMVPIHRNNNQYRDSQRFSSSSNDWSFEERIEEALGILDLMESQGIEPEPNLFCTLLKSCAEAENIELGKTIHSKIVGTQLENNAYVVNNLINLYSKCGCLETARELFDNMSARNTVSWTSIISMYSQYGFHEEALRLYNSMKFDPRIRPNLFTYTIALSSCAKIQNLKMGIQIHEDLVKDGCENDDFIVTTLIDFYSKCGKTDNARRVFDRIQVPTIPNCTGMIDGYTVNNRSKDAINLIRRILRSGFDLKMVKDLGFTCLLRPCTNEKLLKQGQEIHVNMIKFGYKPGAQTIISLVNLYEKCDKMVTARRLFDELIEKHVGLWARMIAGHVRNGLNHEAMELYFEMICEDVEPNPFALSSAISACIATSGLKDGKEIHGRAIKSGCRLSEDVIVVSLVKFYSEFELLEDVQKVVRCHREQVYP; this is encoded by the coding sequence ATGGCGACCTCATTTCTGTCTCCAACCCTTCAAATCCTACAGAAACaacaaacattaaaaaccctaattccgGCACCCTCTCAACGCAGATACCGTTTACTTCTGCAACTACCTCGATCATCGATGGTCCCAATTCATCGGAATAACAATCAATATCGAGATTCTCAGCGTTTTTCATCATCAAGCAATGACTGGTCGTTTGAAGAAAGAATTGAAGAAGCTCTTGGTATATTGGATTTAATGGAATCACAAGGAATTGAACCTGAACCTAATTTGTTCTGTACTCTCCTGAAGAGCTGTGCTGAGGCGGAGAATATTGAATTAGGTAAAACGATTCACTCTAAGATAGTTGGAACACAATTAGAAAACAATGCTTATGTTGTGAATAATCTCATTAATTTATATTCAAAATGTGGATGTTTAGAAACTGCTCGTGAACTGTTTGATAATATGTCTGCTAGGAATACTGTGTCTTGGACTAGTATTATTTCTATGTATAGTCAGTATGGTTTCCATGAAGAAGCTCTGCGCCTTTACAATTCCATGAAATTTGATCCAAGAATTAGACCTAATCTTTTTACGTATACAATAGCATTGAGTTCTTGTGCTAAGATTCAGAATTTGAAAATGGGTATTCAAATTCATGAAGATTTGGTTAAAGATGGGTGTGAAAATGATGATTTTATTGTCACGACATTGATTGATTTTTATTCTAAATGTGGGAAGACCGATAATGCACGTCGGGTATTTGATAGGATTCAAGTACCAACAATTCCTAATTGTACAGGAATGATTGATGGTTATACGGTGAATAACCGAAGTAAGGACGCGATCAACTTAATTAGAAGGATCTTGAGGTCTGGGTTTGATTTGAAGATGGTTAAAGATTTGGGCTTTACTTGTTTGCTTAGACCTTGTACTAACGAAAAACTGCTTAAACAAGGTCAAGAAATTCATGTAAACATGATTAAATTTGGGTATAAACCCGGAGCGCAGACAATCATTTCTCTAGTTAACCTATACGAGAAATGTGACAAAATGGTAACTGCTCGTCGTTTATTTGATGAGTTGATTGAGAAGCATGTAGGGTTATGGGCAAGAATGATAGCTGGGCATGTAAGAAATGGATTGAACCATGAAGCTATGGAGTTatattttgaaatgatttgtgaagaTGTTGAACCAAATCCTTTTGCACTTTCTTCTGCTATTAGTGCTTGTATTGCTACATCAGGTCTGAAAGATGGGAAGGAAATACATGGTCGAGCAATTAAATCTGGTTGTAGGTTATCAGAAGATGTTATTGTAGTTAGCCTTGTGAAGTTTTACAGTGAGTTTGAGCTGCTTGAGGATGTGCAAAAGGTTGTTAGATGCCATAGGGAGCAAGTATATCCATGA